TACCATTTATAAAGGTCCGTATCAGTGGTCATGCCGCGTTTGAGAATGATGTTGGAATAACGAACGCGACCAGGGAATTTATGAACTACCCCGCCGCCTTCCGCATATTCTTCCGCCTGCATCTCAATGGAAAGTCCACTGCAATCGTGAAAATAGGCAACAGAAAGTGTGCCCCCCTCACTTGCGCCAATCTGCACCTTCCAAAGGGCATTCGCAACCGCTCGCTTATCATTTCTTGCATTACTAGCTGGCATCTAAATCTCCTCCTAAGGTTGCCTGAATGGGGC
This genomic window from bacterium contains:
- a CDS encoding phage tail protein, whose amino-acid sequence is MPASNARNDKRAVANALWKVQIGASEGGTLSVAYFHDCSGLSIEMQAEEYAEGGGVVHKFPGRVRYSNIILKRGMTTDTDLYKWYMEVLNGNFKRRNVGIQLLDSEGNVVQEWSFLHAFPVKWVGPDLTANTGTLAVETLELAHEGIIDVK